One genomic segment of Hordeum vulgare subsp. vulgare chromosome 2H, MorexV3_pseudomolecules_assembly, whole genome shotgun sequence includes these proteins:
- the LOC123429179 gene encoding flowering-promoting factor 1-like protein 5, with translation MAAGGVWVFRKDGVMELKSAEVQPSAAPAPSKKALVYVPANEMMRSLEALEQRLGSLGWERYYENRDIVQLHRRDGGVDLIALPRDFARFRSTHMYDVVVKNRHHFKVVDI, from the coding sequence ATGGCGGCCGGAGGCGTGTGGGTGTTCCGGAAGGACGGGGTGATGGAGCTGAAGAGCGCCGAGGTGCAGCCGTCGGCGGCGCCGGCGCCGAGCAAGAAGGCGCTGGTGTACGTGCCGGCGAACGAGATGATGCGGTCGCTGGAGGCGCTGGAGCAGCGGCTGGGGTCGCTGGGCTGGGAGCGCTACTACGAGAACCGAGACATCGTGCAGCTCCACCGGCGCGACGGCGGCGTCGACCTCATCGCCCTCCCGCGAGACTTTGCCAGGTTCCGGTCCACACACATGTACGACGTCGTCGTCAAGAACAGGCACCACTTCAAGGTCGTCGACATCTAG
- the LOC123429180 gene encoding uncharacterized protein LOC123429180: MKEPLKERMSKILAVLLVFAMFTQGLAIHVKGMERNDITVSAKPTLGSGSITTVENHHAIPRDQYSSHGGDDGSGGSGGDTTKN, translated from the coding sequence ATGAAAGAGCCACTGAAAGAAAGAATGAGTAAGATCTTAGCTGTCTTGCTCGTCTTCGCCATGTTTACTCAAGGCTTGGCGATTCATGTAAAGGGGATGGAGAGGAATGATATCACCGTGAGCGCGAAACCCACCCTTGGTTCAGGCAGCATCACAACCGTGGAAAACCACCATGCCATACCACGAGACCAGTATAgtagccatggaggagatgacGGATCAGGTGGCAGTGGTGGTGATACTACGAAGAACTAG